The following are encoded in a window of Planifilum fulgidum genomic DNA:
- a CDS encoding vWA domain-containing protein — MKQAFSWMLVLCLVFSSGCSLLSGKNADQADADKESDGVKVKQAATDVEGMLREGPGKYAGGKYDEEKVKAELDKLPDNLTADEAYNHLVALLAEDYKPELKALENFDPTIKTNIKEPGGVNAPEGELPKQVNVEILLDASGSMAGRVSGGVKMDLAKEAIRNFASKLPEGAQVALRVYGHKGSNQEKDKELSCKSTEVVYPLGAYDKASFQKSLNKFRPTGWTPLAAAIEQAKNDLSENTGENVENIIYVVSDGIETCGGDPVKAAKELHESEIQAIVNIIGFDVDNEGQRALKKVAEAGGGKYTTVNTGEDLRKHLEEEYKRLAKEWEMWGIKSYLETTNIWAEKYDVIDEADVSMIDKCTRERSRMLEAEEYLAEKGKLKGEKDEKSLYDKIWGRWRVLNDYRKENFREVKDRLNQAKNEETQRVREKAEEMEEKYKQ, encoded by the coding sequence ATGAAGCAGGCATTCTCATGGATGCTGGTCCTTTGCCTGGTTTTCAGCAGCGGATGTTCCCTGCTTTCCGGAAAAAATGCGGATCAGGCTGATGCGGATAAGGAATCGGATGGAGTGAAGGTGAAACAGGCGGCAACGGATGTGGAAGGAATGCTTCGGGAGGGGCCGGGCAAATATGCAGGAGGCAAGTACGACGAGGAAAAGGTGAAGGCAGAGCTGGACAAGCTGCCCGACAACCTGACAGCAGACGAGGCTTACAATCATCTCGTGGCCTTGCTGGCAGAGGATTATAAGCCGGAGCTCAAGGCCTTGGAAAATTTTGATCCGACGATCAAGACGAACATTAAAGAGCCGGGAGGCGTGAATGCGCCCGAGGGGGAGCTCCCCAAGCAGGTGAACGTGGAGATTCTCCTGGATGCCAGCGGGAGCATGGCCGGCCGGGTGAGCGGCGGGGTGAAGATGGACCTGGCCAAGGAGGCGATCCGCAATTTTGCCTCTAAACTGCCGGAGGGCGCCCAAGTGGCCTTGCGGGTCTATGGTCACAAGGGAAGCAATCAGGAGAAGGATAAGGAACTCTCCTGCAAGAGCACCGAGGTGGTTTATCCCCTGGGGGCCTATGACAAAGCATCCTTCCAGAAATCCCTGAACAAATTCCGTCCAACGGGCTGGACTCCCCTGGCTGCGGCAATCGAGCAGGCAAAGAATGATTTGAGCGAAAATACGGGAGAAAACGTGGAGAACATCATCTATGTGGTGAGCGACGGGATCGAGACCTGCGGCGGGGATCCGGTCAAGGCGGCGAAGGAGCTGCATGAGTCGGAGATCCAGGCGATCGTTAACATCATCGGCTTTGATGTGGACAATGAGGGTCAGCGGGCGTTGAAAAAGGTAGCGGAAGCCGGCGGGGGTAAATATACCACCGTAAACACGGGTGAGGACCTTAGAAAGCATTTGGAAGAGGAGTATAAGCGACTTGCTAAGGAATGGGAAATGTGGGGAATAAAGAGCTATTTAGAGACCACCAATATATGGGCAGAAAAATATGATGTAATAGATGAAGCTGATGTTTCTATGATAGATAAATGTACAAGAGAAAGATCTCGAATGCTTGAGGCGGAAGAATATCTTGCAGAAAAGGGGAAGCTTAAAGGAGAAAAAGATGAAAAATCATTGTATGACAAAATATGGGGTAGATGGAGGGTGTTAAATGACTACAGGAAGGAGAATTTTAGGGAAGTAAAAGATCGACTTAATCAAGCTAAAAATGAGGAGACACAAAGAGTAAGGGAGAAAGCTGAAGAAATGGAAGAAAAATATAAACAATAA